ggaaggaaaagaaaaaagattgcgatcagataaagaaaagaagaaagaaaggaaaaaaggaaagaaacaagaatttattaagtacttaccaggTGCCAGGTAGTGAATAAACATTGAGGACCCAAATATAAACTAAAAGTAAGACCgacccttccctcaaggaggGAGAGATACAGGGAGAGGAAAGTAGCCTTTGCAGAGGCATAGCTTTGAGATTCAGAAAACCAGGAACAGAGTAAGTAGAACAATAAAGGTAGGCTGGTGTCCTGGGCCCTTCCACAAAGTGGAGGCCCCAAAAGAaattcaccaatgggagaagaagATGGATCTCGGGAGCTGTGGCAAGTTTCTTAGACTTTTCTAAGGCAAAGAAGCCTCAGGCACTGAGAGAAGTTCCAAGATGAGCCAACAGTAGATGACTGTGTGGTTTCGAAATCCCAAAAGCTAGAAACAGGGCAGGGAGGAGTATTCTTAATATAGAAATTGTCTCTCAGGTTCTTCATGTCCACAAGGGCAAGCCTCCTCAATCTTAGTGGATAGAAGAAGGGACTTAGGATGCAAGGCATAAAGCTAACCTGCTTCACCAAGCCATCAGTCAGGAGTTGCCATAGTCACCCTTGTGATCTGTTTTCCCAGGATGAAAAAGGATGGCTGCACTATATTGATAGAGCATAGTGGAGTTCACCTAGCACCTGGCACAGTTCTGACACATACCAGATGCTTCTTcactcagagaaaggaaattacttGCCTAACATCACAAAGCCACTATTCCAACTCAGTCCATGTGATTCCAAATGCCACAGGCCCCCTAAAATACAATAAAGGGCCTCTCCCCAGAGTGGCTACCTGGCAGTCTCCTGCCCGCACATTAGGCTTCACTCCACTCTTCTATGTCTAGGCTCCCAGGAATCTTTACTTCCCATTCCTGATTCTTCCCAGCTCTTCCTTCATGACTGATCATCTGCTTTCTCCTTTGTCTCTTTGaccatcctctttttctttctctctcccatcttccttGTTTCCTGCTTCCATtggctctcttcctcctccctccattttGACTCTCTCCTTCAAACATTGGACCCCTTGAGAAAAAGGCACAAACTGTGGGCAGAACATGAGAAACCCAGGGAATGCTTGGGTTATGGAGGCCAGAAGACAGGGCAGAGCTCCCAGAGGAAGGGACTGGTACTGGGGGAGTCTGGTTAAGGGGATGTCATTCATCAGACAGAGAGGTGAATTCTCTTTCACATCCTGACTATAAAGGTAGACAATTTATTAAGTTATTGTGCTAAGGCTGTCTGGGTGAAAGATTTCCTATCTCCCTTGTGCCCAACCCACAGAAGACTGCTCCAGCACCAACTAGTGTCCATCAATCAACAGTAACTATAGCAGATCCTTCTATGGGTCTTTCACATCTGCAAAGCACTCTGCATCAGTCCCCTCATTTGGATCTCTCAACCACCCTGCACAGTAGGTCTCATGAGGATTAGCTTTATTTTTaagctgaagaaactaagtcttagagaagctaagtgacttacccaaggtcacacaggcagtaaaatGTGAGAGATGGGATTTGGAGCTTGTTCTCCTCTGCCTTAGGGGAAACCATCCCTGCCATCTTCTCGATCATACTATCACTACCTCTGGCCAAACAGCTCAAGCTGTCAGAGGACAATCCTAATCCCTCCTCCTTGGTCACCTTGTTTTCAGATATCACCATGAGAGAGTCAAGAACTGCACGCATATAAAGTCAGACAAAACAAGAAGTTGGGATAAaggttgtcatttttattgaagAAATACCATCCTTCCTGGCTGGAGAAAGGTTCTCTGCCTTGCTCTATACCAAGGAAATGTTCTGGGAGTACTCATTccatggtggagaaaaggcacaGCATGCAACTGTCTCACACCCTAGATCGTACCATCTTTCATCAGCTTCTTTAGCTCCTCAGTCATGGGATCTGTGGGGCACAGCTGGTACCTACCACTCTTTGCCACCTGCTGAGGTGAGTACCGATGTATCCAGAGGCTACAGAGCCCATAGATGCCAGCTATCACCAGAGCATCTAGGATCAAATGCCAGCAGAAGAAGGTGGTAAGGTACATGATCTCTTCAGGTTTATCTGCCTTCCAGGGATGACCAGTAATTGGATAAAAGAGAATACTTCCCACTTGGGCACACCATGAGCCAAACAGGAGAAACATCCATGTTTTGAACACCCAAAGCTCAGGTTGGTCAGGGAACCAAAGTTCAATTGTCAGCACCAGAGCAGTCAGCATGACGGGTATCACCAGCAAATTATGGCAATGGACTTCCAGGGCTGACTTACCCTCAGTGTGGGAGATGAAGATTAAGGCACTTCCTTGGAAGGCCAAGGCCAGGGCAGCCTGCTCCAGCTTCATCTGCTGCCTGGCCAGCCAGCTCCGACTCACTATGTCCACCAtaccactgaggaaaaggaaGCTGTATATAGTCACATGTTGCCAGGTGTTTTGATGCAAGAACCGTCGCTCAGGGTCTTCCCAGTCTATAATGGCAAGCCTATTTGTGCCTACTGGATAAAAGAAGGCACCGAGAATGCCAGGAATACAGACAAGGATCTTCAGCAAACCCTGAATGGGGAGCTGCTGGAGCCAGCCTTGTGGTCTCTTATCCCggggaggaagaggtagaatgaggaGCCGCTGCTCCCTCAGGATGGCCAACGAAGTGAGTAAGGCATAGTAGAGcccacagaaaaacaaaatcaccCCAGGCATCAGGTGGCCCACAAAGTCAGTCATTGAGGCCCCAAAGTTGAGGACAAAGCTGAGGAACTTGAAGTCGAAGCTACTGCTTCCAAGGAGAAGCTAAATGTGTCAGAGGGAGAAAGATCCCGCCCATCCTGCCCACTTAGTGAATATGCCTCTCAGTTGACTCCACACCTTCCTGGGTTGTTCCCAAGGGTGGGACTAGAAGAACTCAGGGAAAGACTCCCTGAGGCATTCTCCCTCACTAAGGCATTGACAGGAGCTCTCTCCTCAGGTCTGCCAATAGCCCTGGCTCTTCTCCACCTTCCCAGATCCTGCCAGCTGAGATGTCAGCTCTAGCCCGACTAATCATGGAGAGACAGGAAGGAATTGGCTTGGAGTTCCTAAATGAGTTTAAAACACTTTCGCATACAACACCAAAAAGGACAGAgactataataatatatataatcagATGTTATCAGCATAATATGAAACTCACCCACCAGGTCTGGCACCCTTGTCTTCCTGTCAGCACCCGTCAGACCTGTAAGTCGTTGCTTGGCTGTATTTTCCTTTTGAACCAATCAGTCTTCCTTCTATCCCCTTTCAAGTGCTCACATGCTTGCTTTCCCTCTGATTCCTCTcacactttctttttctaaacttctcacttctccctcttttctcccccatACAGTACCTTCTGACTAGGGTTAATAGAAGCCTCTGTGGCATAAAGGCAGCACGCAGTCCTCACAGCACAAGGGACTGTGGCAAAGGGAATGGAGCTGCGATTGGGGGCAAGAATCAGCAATTTAACTTCATCCTGGACTAACTGCTAACTGGGTGATCTTGGAAAAGGTCTTGACCTCAAGCACATGGCATTTCTAatcctctttcttcatctctgaaatgaagataatagtgcCTTACCTCCTACCTTGTCATTGGAAGGCTCAGCTTTCAAGCCCTATAAACATTCCAGGTGTTATTACAATTGTAGCCTGTTGGACTTGGGAGAGCCTTATCCCAACTTATATTCACACTGATAAATTGGGTCCCAGAGGGCTGTTGGTTCCATCTGTCTCTTTTGGCTCTAGGGGTACACCTGAGGAGTTAGAATGACTTTCTATCGCTATCAGATCAAAGTCCCATTCCAGCAGGTTCCATAATGCCAATCACCCAGTCAATGTCTCCTCAATATCACCAATACCATTGATTGGCACTCCCATATCATTGGACAGATTAACATCAGCTAGGTTCCACTAAAAGGATATTGGCAAAGAGCTGAAGTACAAACACAATCCCCTGAACCAGGAGCACACTCTACCCCAGACTTCCTTGGTCCCTGAGGAGACTGACTCAGactgaaagcatttgacttttcaataatcatttttaaaaatctcacatATGGCCTTCTCACTCGAATGCGATCAGATAGAATAAAGGTGGAATTGCCCCCATGGGAATCTTTTGTATGTATACTCATTTCTAAATCAGCAGCCAATTAAAAAGGAAGACCAGAAACAGTTGTAGAAAACCCACCTGCACATGCTCCAAAGTAGAGAGCAAGGTCTTCTGCTGAGTGTTTCAACAAACGGTCTCACCAAACCTACCCATACTCCCCAGACTGGGCTCTTATTGGTCAATCCCCCATTATATAATCATAAGAAATCCATTGGATAACTGGTAATAGGGTCCAGGGCACTTTAACGACATAATGTGGTCATTCCACATCCTTCTGGAACTTCCCTTGTAGCCCTGCTCTCTGATAGGTGagcatttcatcttttcttattgaGTCTCAAAACTTCCATGCCACTTCCCAGTCTTCTTTATGCCACGTGGCCTCCCTCCAGCCTCCACTTCCATCCAGAACTGAAGGGCCCAGCCCATAGTCCTGGGATCTCCTAAGTGATCATTTCACCTTATCACATCAAGGAGTCTCAAGCCCTCCCCACCATTTCCCAGCCTTCACTTTGCTATACCATGGAGTGGAACAACCACTCTCTAGTTCACTTTCCAACTCTGGCTCAGAGAacagaactctgatcagtgctgCCATTCTTCATCAGGACAAAACAATCATTTGTCTATCTGAAACACCCCTTCCTGATGTGTTTCATCtttccttattagaatataagctccctgagggcaaagactaCCTTGCTTATTTCTGGcagtatccccagcactttagCATCATTTCTGGAACATAAGAAcgactttaaaaagactttttcatattttcattcattcattttgactTTGACTTTCATTCAAGTATTTTGACAGGTAAAGTCCTGGCAACAGGATTCACTTGATTCTACTGGGCCTCAGGGGGCAGAACTAAGTGCAATGAGAGaaagttacaaagaggaaaaGTGGAATCTGAGAGCTGAGGGCTCAGTAGCCATTGGGACCTACCCATACTCCAAGAGAATCCTCCCTGTAACCCAACAAATGGTCACCAAACCTCTGTCTTCTTTAGGAGCAAAGGAACTTTGGTTCTTGTACAGCAAAACTGCTTCTGGTGGTTCCAGGTGAAAATTCCCTTCTGGATCACTGTCTTATTGTGGCAAATGGTTTGGTGTAGCTCAGTGAAACTTGGAGCCTGACCATGCAGGGTTATCCAAGAGAGgcaggtcatagtggagagttctgataACAgctgatccactggagaaggaaatggaaacccctccagtatctttgccaagaaaatcccatggacaatcCTAAAATGATCAAAGAGAGG
The DNA window shown above is from Notamacropus eugenii isolate mMacEug1 chromosome 2, mMacEug1.pri_v2, whole genome shotgun sequence and carries:
- the LOC140523478 gene encoding transmembrane epididymal protein 1A-like, with protein sequence MTDFVGHLMPGVILFFCGLYYALLTSLAILREQRLLILPLPPRDKRPQGWLQQLPIQGLLKILVCIPGILGAFFYPVGTNRLAIIDWEDPERRFLHQNTWQHVTIYSFLFLSGMVDIVSRSWLARQQMKLEQAALALAFQGSALIFISHTEGKSALEVHCHNLLVIPVMLTALVLTIELWFPDQPELWVFKTWMFLLFGSWCAQVGSILFYPITGHPWKADKPEEIMYLTTFFCWHLILDALVIAGIYGLCSLWIHRYSPQQVAKSGRYQLCPTDPMTEELKKLMKDGTI